One Candidatus Limnocylindria bacterium genomic window, TGGAATACGTCTTCGCCTTGCGCTTCGCGGCGTCGCGCAGCCCGACCAGATCGAGAAGCTCGTCCGCGCGCGACGCCTTGACCCCATACAGGGTCGCGAAGAAGCGGAGGTTCTCGATCCCGGCGAAGCGGTCGTAGAGGTTGGGATCCTCGAAGACCGCGTTGATGAGCGGCTTGACGCGGTCCCGATCGGTGACGGCGTCGAGGCCCGCCACGAGCGCGCGGCCGGCGGTCGGTCGCGCGCGTCCGGTCAGCATGCGGATCGTCGTCGTCTTGCCTGCGCCGTTGTGTCCGAGCAGGCCGAAGACCTCGCCTTCGGCAACGCTGAAGGTGATGCCGTCGACGGCACGTACCGCGCCGTAGTGCTTCTGCAGGTCCTGGACCTCGACGGCCGCCGCCATTTGCGCCAGCCTAGCGGCGTTGATCGCCGAGGCCGGTTTTCTGTTCGCCATCGCGGCCGTGAGCATGAGCCTCGCGAGCCTGGCCGGCCTGGTCGTCGCGTTCCGCCGCTCCGGCTCGTGGGCGGCCTACGACCTGTACCGGCTGCGTCAGATCGTTGAGTTCGGTTTCGCGAATGTCCTGATCGCGCTCGCGCTCATCCCGCTCGTTCCCATTCTCGGCGCCGTCGAGGCCGCGGTGCGGTTGGTCGCGGCCGTGGCGATGGTCGTGTTCGTCGCGCACGTGGTCATCCTCGTTCGCCGCCGGCATGAGACATCACCGAACATCGGACTGCCTTTCGCGGTCGTCCTCGTCGACGTCGTCGTGGTCATGCTGATCACAGCGGCCATCGTCCTCGGCACCGTCCCCGCGTGGGAGTCGGCGCTGCTCGCGCTCCTCGCGCGGCCGATGCTTGCGTTCCTGCTGGTCCTCGTAACGCTACGCGGCGACAGCTAGACGACTTACTCGATCGTCGCCGCGTGCACCGACGTCACATAGGGCAGGTACTGCGCGGCGCGCTCCCAGCTCTTGCCTTCGTCGCGGCTGGCCCACACGTCGCCATTCGCCGTGCCGAAGTACACGCCGAGGGGGTCGAGAAGATCGGTGTCCATCCCCTCGCGCACCGACTCGAGCCGTGCCCCGGGCGGCAGGCCCTTGTCGTTCCGCTTCCAGGTCGCGCCGCGATCGTTCGTCGAGTAGACGGCGATCCCAGGGTCGACGGCGGTCCGCTCGGTGTCGTGGAGGGGGATCGCGTAAGCGGTCGCGCGGTCGCGCGGGTGCATCGCGGCGGCGAAGCCGAAGTTCGTCGGCAGGCCCTCGGTGCGATTGCGCCAGACGGTCTCGCCCGGCTCGCGCCAGAACACGTCGACGTGCACGCGCATGAAACGGACACCGCTCACTTTGGGGTGAGCGAGCAGCTTGTGGATGCAGTAGAAGACGTCAGGGCGGTCCTCTTTGCCGCCGGTCTGCGCGTTGTCCTGCACCCAGGAATTCCCGCCGTCGGTCGACGTATAGACGCCACCGACGCTGATGCCTACCTGCATCTTCTTGGGGTCGTCCGCGTCGATCGCGATCGAATGCAGACCCATGCCGCCAAAACCGGGGACCCACTTCGCACGCGAGGGCTGATCGTCGAGCGCCTTGTTGAGTTGCCAGGTCTCGCCGCGGTCCTCGCTCTTCCAGAGCGCCGCCGGCTCGGTGCCGGCCCACACCACGTTCGGCGTCTTCACATGGCCGGGCTCGATGTGCCAAGTCTGAGAGAAGGTGCGGTCGGAGCCCTCGGGGAACGCGGGGTTCTTCGACTTCTGCCAGGTCTTTCCCATGTCGCGGCTGTAGTCGATGCGCGAGCCGCCCCAGGTCATGTTGATCGCGGCGTACATCGAACCGTCGCGTGGGTCATACGTCGCGTGATGGATCGGCGCCGGCGCGCTGTACGGACCGTCCTGCGTCCACCTCTTGCGGTCCGCGTCGCTCCGCAGCGTGTAGAGACCCTTCTTGGTGCCGACCAGCAGGACCACGTGCTTCGCCATCTCGTCCCCTCCTGATCTATCCGCCCGAAAGCGCCGGAAGAACATGCACGATGTCCCCGTCCGCGAGCGTAGCGTCCTCACCACCCAGGAAGCGCGCGTCCTCTTGGTTCACGAACAGGCCCAGGTGCGCGCGCAGCCGGCCGTGCTCGTCGCGCATCCGCTCCGCGAGCGACGGGTGCGCCTTCACCAGGGCCTCGAGGGCCTCGCGAAGGGTCGATGCCTCGAGCGTCACGTCGCGCGCCCCGCCGGCGAAGCCGCGGTAGGCGCCGTGAAGAAGTATCCGCACATGAGCACGACGAACGGGAGTGACCAAGATAGACACAGGCTAGCGAGAACGTCGGGCGAGGCGCTTCTGCAGCAGCGCGCGCTCGGCGGGGTTCTCGGTGAGCTCGAGCGCACGTTCATCGGCCGCGCGTGCGTCTACCGTCCGGCCGAGCGCGCGCAGTAGCTCCGCGCGCGTCGCGTGGAACAGGTGGTAGCCGGCGAGTTCCCGAGACAGCGCGTCGACCTCGGCCAGCGCGACGTCGGGCCCCTCTACGTGCCACAGCGCGATCGCGCGGTTGAGCCGCACGACCGGCGTGTCGCCCAGCGCCAGAAGCGCGTCGTACGACCGGAGGATGTCGGGCCACCGCGTCGTCTCCCAACTCTTCGCGTCGGCATGCGCGCCGGCGATGAGCGCCTGCAGCTGGTACGGGCCCGGACCCCGCATGCGCAGATAGCGGCCGACCAGGAGGAACGTCTCATCGATCAGCGTGCGGTCCCATTTCGAGCGGTCCTGGTCGCGCAGCAGCACCATCTCGCCGCCCCGGTCGAAGCGCGCGTCGGCACGGGCAAGGTTGAAGCGCATGAGCGCGAGCAGACCGAGGACCTCCGGCTCATCGGGCATGAGGCGCGCGAGGAGCGAGGTGAGCCACTCGGCCTCGGCCGCGAGATCGCGATCGCTTGCGCCCCGCGACCCGGTCGCGAGGTAGCCCTCGTTGAACATCAGATACAGGACGGCGAGCACCTCGCCGACGCGATCGGGCAGCTCGTGACCCTCGGGTACGCGGAATGGGATCTTCGCGTCGACGATCTTTCGCTTCGCGCGCACCAAACGCTGCGCGACCGTCGACTCGGACTGCAGGAACGCGCGCGCGATCTCGGCCGTCGTGAGACCCGCGACGGACCGCAGTGTCAGTGCGAGCTGCGCTTCGCGCGCGAGCGCGGGGTGGCAGCACGTGAAGATGAGCTCGAGACGCTCGTCAGGCATGGAGCTCGTCGGCGGCATCGGCG contains:
- a CDS encoding MoaD/ThiS family protein, which translates into the protein MVTPVRRAHVRILLHGAYRGFAGGARDVTLEASTLREALEALVKAHPSLAERMRDEHGRLRAHLGLFVNQEDARFLGGEDATLADGDIVHVLPALSGG
- a CDS encoding RNA polymerase sigma factor — translated: MAAVFHEEAGRLTAALVKRLGDFDLAEECVQDALVAALEHWPRSGIPDNPGAWLMTTAHRKGIDRLRRETRYREKVAQLEETPMPPTSSMPDERLELIFTCCHPALAREAQLALTLRSVAGLTTAEIARAFLQSESTVAQRLVRAKRKIVDAKIPFRVPEGHELPDRVGEVLAVLYLMFNEGYLATGSRGASDRDLAAEAEWLTSLLARLMPDEPEVLGLLALMRFNLARADARFDRGGEMVLLRDQDRSKWDRTLIDETFLLVGRYLRMRGPGPYQLQALIAGAHADAKSWETTRWPDILRSYDALLALGDTPVVRLNRAIALWHVEGPDVALAEVDALSRELAGYHLFHATRAELLRALGRTVDARAADERALELTENPAERALLQKRLARRSR